One window from the genome of Brachyspira sp. SAP_772 encodes:
- a CDS encoding amino acid ABC transporter substrate-binding protein translates to MKRIITLFFIFIFAISCSTKTDTQNTGEADNSLQKVKEAGKLVLGLDDAFAPMSFIDENEEIVGFDIDLAKEVTKIMGVELETKPVDWASSILSLKKGDIDVIWSGFAVNESRKKQVNFSKPYLYNRLMVAIYAGRDDIKSKEDLKGKVVGVQTGSSNYEILLNDPISKELKEIRQYDTYVNAFLDLEAQRIDAVVAGETTIRYYIAKENANFELLEEEPLTSQYVSVGLRKGDMELLNAIDSALDTIRTNGKASEIATKWFGQDIIVRVD, encoded by the coding sequence ATGAAACGTATAATAACTTTATTCTTTATATTTATTTTTGCTATATCTTGCTCAACAAAAACAGATACACAAAATACAGGAGAAGCAGATAATTCTCTACAAAAAGTAAAAGAAGCAGGTAAATTAGTATTAGGTTTAGATGATGCCTTTGCACCTATGAGTTTTATAGATGAAAATGAAGAGATTGTTGGCTTTGATATTGATTTAGCTAAGGAGGTTACTAAGATTATGGGGGTAGAGTTAGAAACTAAGCCAGTAGATTGGGCTAGTTCTATATTGAGCTTAAAAAAAGGAGATATTGATGTAATATGGAGCGGATTTGCTGTTAATGAAAGCAGAAAAAAACAAGTTAATTTTTCTAAACCATATCTTTATAATAGACTTATGGTAGCAATATATGCAGGCAGAGATGATATTAAAAGCAAAGAGGATTTAAAGGGAAAAGTAGTAGGAGTACAAACAGGAAGCAGTAATTATGAAATATTATTAAATGACCCTATAAGCAAAGAACTTAAAGAGATTAGACAGTATGATACTTATGTTAATGCTTTTTTAGATTTAGAGGCTCAAAGAATAGATGCTGTAGTAGCAGGCGAGACAACAATTCGTTATTATATAGCTAAAGAAAATGCTAATTTTGAGTTATTAGAAGAGGAACCTCTTACATCTCAATATGTTAGCGTTGGTCTTAGAAAAGGAGATATGGAATTATTGAATGCTATTGATAGTGCTTTAGATACTATTAGAACAAATGGAAAAGCTTCAGAAATAGCTACTAAATGGTTCGGTCAAGATATAATTGTAAGAGTAGATTAA
- a CDS encoding chromosome segregation SMC family protein, with product MYIKNLNLHGFKSFAIETNIEFNEGVTVVLGPNGIGKSNIVEAFLWVMGEQSASRLRIDSSKGLESVIFHGTDTRKPSSLAQVALTLDNTSRWIKKYDKDEIIVTRKYYRKGLSEYYINDEQVRLKDIVDMFLDTGLGKNAYSVIKQGTVSEIAKQKPEERRTIIENAAGISKYLERRREATKKLEDSERNLDNVKIDIKNAEKNYKSLKDQAARTEKYYSLIDDKKKISISINVNQIKKAKITLEDYNKNLEELNNKKQELEKNLEDLDNQKQQELLKFEETRTLSIELDKQVSLIVTELSHIDKMSSQLKIQLENKFKEKEETINRKNTLAKRIEEDKNQILELDKDIKNILENIELALKEQEVEESNIASEQNKIASCNDEIAILTQNNQSNTLKIADARERQLEVINKIITEIDEKKKDIMGNSFYQNIGKHEADIDIGFNNLLGSINTKMNTIKEFEEDGVLDNLNELSFNSLSSFVRNLKEMLDTEKRDALLLQDIFKEYTKIKDPFVDLLFDKEGTYMQKEAIDKEIASLESSIQSNIERIEELNNEIKKATENINLSNSNLTTLTIAKAKYETNKKASEDRKDMIIKSIAIVEEEFATLNDKIQKQEEDYKLLDKELKDNINNFKELEKKKTKMESEARLKASEIKKAESALSNFDVNHSKHIKKLNETNENITRISERINQTKDKINDIYNNFYETNAINLKEYEAVTEGLIDEEVFRNKLNTINDKIKNLGHINEMALDEYQEAKNRFEFLSKQKEDLEKSKEEILKIIADANKKAGEDFLKTFNEINKKFSETFKILFGGGNAGLKIQNEEDLLNSPIDIFAQPPGKKMENIVSYSGGELTMTGLALVFAIFLYRPSPFCILDEVDAALDGANIIRYKNMVKGLSDKTQFLIITHDEVSATIADAYYGITAEEKGVSKIFTVKVDKDGAVNGSEEKLVTNE from the coding sequence ATGTATATAAAGAATCTTAATTTGCACGGATTCAAATCATTTGCCATAGAAACTAATATAGAGTTTAATGAAGGTGTTACTGTAGTGCTTGGACCTAATGGTATAGGAAAGAGTAATATAGTAGAGGCCTTTTTGTGGGTAATGGGTGAGCAGTCTGCTAGCAGATTAAGAATAGACAGTTCTAAAGGTCTTGAGAGTGTTATATTTCATGGTACAGACACTAGAAAGCCGTCTTCTTTGGCTCAAGTAGCTTTAACTTTAGATAATACTTCAAGATGGATAAAAAAATATGATAAAGATGAGATAATAGTTACAAGGAAGTATTATAGAAAGGGTTTATCAGAATATTATATTAATGATGAGCAGGTGAGACTTAAAGATATAGTGGATATGTTTCTTGATACAGGATTAGGTAAAAATGCCTATTCTGTAATTAAACAAGGAACAGTTTCAGAGATTGCCAAACAAAAGCCTGAAGAGAGAAGAACTATAATAGAAAATGCTGCGGGTATCAGTAAATATCTTGAGAGAAGAAGAGAGGCTACAAAAAAACTTGAAGATTCTGAGAGAAACCTTGATAATGTTAAGATAGATATAAAGAATGCTGAGAAAAATTATAAGTCATTAAAAGACCAAGCGGCACGCACAGAAAAATATTATTCGCTTATAGATGATAAGAAAAAGATAAGCATAAGCATAAATGTTAATCAGATTAAAAAGGCAAAAATCACTTTAGAGGATTATAATAAAAATCTTGAAGAGCTTAATAATAAAAAGCAGGAACTTGAAAAGAACCTAGAAGACTTGGATAATCAAAAACAACAGGAATTATTAAAATTTGAAGAGACAAGAACTTTATCTATAGAGCTTGATAAGCAGGTGTCATTAATAGTAACAGAGCTTAGCCATATAGATAAAATGTCTAGTCAGTTAAAAATACAATTAGAAAATAAGTTTAAAGAAAAAGAAGAGACTATAAACAGAAAAAATACTTTGGCTAAAAGAATAGAAGAAGATAAAAATCAAATATTAGAATTAGATAAAGACATAAAAAACATATTAGAAAATATAGAATTAGCATTAAAAGAGCAAGAGGTAGAAGAGAGCAACATTGCAAGCGAGCAAAATAAAATAGCCAGCTGCAACGATGAAATAGCAATACTCACACAAAACAATCAAAGCAATACTTTAAAAATAGCCGATGCCAGAGAAAGACAGCTTGAAGTGATAAATAAAATAATTACCGAGATTGATGAAAAGAAAAAAGATATAATGGGTAATAGTTTTTATCAGAATATAGGAAAGCATGAGGCTGATATTGATATAGGTTTTAATAACTTACTTGGTTCTATCAACACCAAAATGAACACCATAAAAGAGTTTGAAGAAGATGGGGTTTTGGATAATCTCAATGAACTTAGTTTTAATTCTTTATCATCATTTGTAAGAAACTTAAAAGAGATGCTTGATACAGAAAAAAGAGATGCTTTGCTTTTACAAGATATTTTTAAGGAATACACTAAAATAAAAGACCCGTTTGTTGATTTATTGTTTGATAAAGAGGGTACTTATATGCAAAAAGAGGCTATAGATAAAGAGATAGCTTCTTTGGAATCTTCTATTCAAAGCAATATTGAAAGAATAGAAGAGCTCAACAATGAAATAAAAAAAGCAACCGAAAATATTAATTTGTCAAATTCTAACCTTACTACACTCACAATAGCAAAAGCAAAATATGAAACCAATAAGAAAGCTTCTGAAGATAGAAAGGATATGATAATAAAAAGCATAGCCATTGTAGAAGAAGAGTTTGCAACATTAAATGATAAGATACAAAAACAAGAAGAAGATTATAAATTATTAGATAAAGAGCTTAAAGATAATATAAATAATTTTAAAGAATTAGAAAAGAAAAAAACAAAAATGGAGAGTGAGGCAAGATTAAAGGCAAGCGAAATAAAAAAAGCTGAATCTGCTTTATCTAACTTTGACGTTAATCATTCTAAGCATATAAAAAAGTTAAACGAAACAAACGAGAATATTACAAGAATAAGCGAGAGAATTAATCAGACAAAAGACAAGATAAATGATATATATAATAATTTCTATGAAACTAATGCCATTAATTTGAAAGAATATGAGGCTGTTACTGAAGGCTTAATTGATGAAGAAGTTTTTAGAAACAAGCTGAACACTATTAATGACAAGATTAAGAATTTAGGTCATATTAATGAGATGGCACTCGATGAATATCAAGAGGCAAAAAATAGATTCGAGTTTTTAAGCAAACAAAAAGAGGATTTGGAGAAATCAAAAGAAGAGATATTAAAAATAATAGCCGATGCCAACAAAAAGGCAGGGGAAGATTTTCTTAAAACATTTAATGAAATAAACAAAAAATTCTCTGAGACATTTAAGATATTATTTGGCGGCGGTAATGCAGGCTTAAAAATACAAAACGAAGAAGATTTATTAAACAGTCCTATTGATATATTTGCACAGCCGCCGGGCAAGAAAATGGAAAACATAGTGTCATATTCTGGAGGTGAGCTTACTATGACAGGGCTTGCTTTGGTATTTGCTATATTTTTGTATAGACCTAGTCCATTTTGTATACTTGATGAGGTGGATGCTGCTTTAGACGGAGCGAACATTATAAGATACAAGAATATGGTTAAGGGTTTATCTGATAAAACTCAATTCTTAATTATCACGCATGATGAGGTATCTGCTACTATAGCCGATGCTTATTATGGAATTACAGCGGAAGAGAAGGGCGTATCTAAGATATTTACAGTGAAGGTTGATAAAGACGGTGCTGTAAACGGCAGCGAAGAGAAGCTAGTTACAAACGAATAG
- a CDS encoding amino acid ABC transporter substrate-binding protein yields MKRILILFSMIIFAISCSKTETQNAAATDNSLQKVKDSGKLILGLDDTFAPMGFRDEAGNIVGFDIDLAQEVANRLGVKLEVKPIDWASGILSLNKGDVDVLWNGFTINETRKEQVNFSKPYLNNRLIVVKASDRTDINSKEDLKGKVLGVQVGSNQEALEADPISKEAKEVRPYDVNVNAFLDLQAKRIDVVVIDEIAARYYIAENNVNFEVVENSPLTEELYGIGFRKNDIELLNAVDKALDDMRADGKAAEISTKWFGKDIVVK; encoded by the coding sequence ATGAAACGTATATTAATTCTATTTTCTATGATTATTTTTGCTATATCTTGTTCAAAAACAGAAACGCAAAATGCAGCTGCAACAGACAACTCTTTACAAAAAGTAAAAGACAGCGGTAAACTTATATTAGGTTTGGACGATACTTTTGCCCCTATGGGTTTTAGAGATGAGGCTGGAAATATAGTTGGTTTTGATATAGATTTAGCTCAGGAAGTTGCTAATCGCTTGGGAGTAAAATTAGAAGTTAAACCTATAGATTGGGCAAGCGGTATATTAAGCTTAAACAAGGGGGATGTTGATGTTTTATGGAATGGCTTTACAATTAATGAAACTAGAAAAGAGCAAGTTAATTTCTCTAAGCCATATCTTAACAACAGACTTATAGTAGTAAAAGCTTCTGACAGAACAGACATTAACAGCAAAGAAGATTTGAAAGGAAAAGTTTTAGGAGTACAGGTTGGAAGCAATCAAGAGGCATTAGAAGCTGATCCTATAAGCAAAGAAGCTAAAGAGGTTAGACCTTATGATGTTAATGTTAATGCATTTTTAGATTTACAAGCTAAGAGAATAGATGTTGTTGTAATAGATGAAATAGCAGCACGTTATTATATAGCTGAAAATAATGTTAATTTTGAAGTTGTAGAAAACAGCCCATTAACTGAAGAACTTTATGGCATAGGTTTTAGAAAAAATGATATAGAATTATTAAATGCTGTTGACAAAGCTTTAGATGATATGAGAGCTGATGGAAAAGCAGCAGAGATTTCTACTAAATGGTTTGGTAAAGACATAGTTGTAAAATAA
- a CDS encoding lipopolysaccharide assembly protein LapB, translated as MAKDYSEYIKKYNEEINNNPNDINALTSLARIYVKENKLNEAEKYYNKILENNSDNTEALYIIGFINMQKNNYKKAIDNFIKLIELGIDNAFVYEYLSIMDNNNRETFLNKAIEKHNKNKLKRKDYERVSYMAYQSYKWKMYDFALYYAELAYSIKQTNDIINLLGCICFYRGEYDKALSYFHELNFNCNKTNIYALCNISSCYRKKNSNNMAIKYLDKAKALDDNNKLIYFNIGTIYDKLGNRKSALENFNKAIEIDSNYTEAIDAKNLISI; from the coding sequence ATGGCAAAAGATTATAGTGAATATATAAAAAAATATAATGAAGAGATAAACAATAATCCTAATGATATAAACGCCCTCACTTCTTTAGCAAGAATATATGTAAAAGAAAATAAATTAAATGAGGCTGAAAAATATTATAATAAAATATTAGAAAACAACTCTGATAACACTGAAGCTTTGTATATTATAGGTTTTATTAATATGCAAAAAAATAATTATAAAAAAGCTATAGACAATTTTATTAAATTAATAGAGCTTGGCATAGATAATGCTTTTGTATATGAATATTTATCTATAATGGATAATAATAACAGAGAAACATTTTTAAATAAAGCAATAGAAAAACATAATAAAAACAAATTAAAGAGAAAAGATTATGAAAGAGTTTCATATATGGCTTATCAAAGCTATAAATGGAAAATGTATGACTTTGCTCTATATTATGCTGAACTTGCATATTCAATAAAACAAACTAATGATATTATAAATCTACTTGGATGCATATGTTTTTATAGAGGAGAATATGACAAAGCTCTTTCATATTTTCACGAACTTAATTTTAATTGCAACAAAACAAATATATATGCATTATGTAATATATCTTCTTGTTATAGAAAGAAAAATAGTAATAATATGGCTATAAAATATTTAGATAAAGCAAAAGCATTAGATGATAATAATAAATTAATATATTTTAACATAGGAACAATATACGATAAGCTTGGAAATAGAAAATCAGCTTTAGAAAATTTTAATAAAGCTATAGAAATTGATTCAAATTATACTGAAGCAATAGATGCCAAAAACTTAATATCTATATAA
- the rpsT gene encoding 30S ribosomal protein S20, producing MPNIRSASKRLRQNATRNLYNRKIKSFLNTQKKKVLKSIDANDKNASIAEYNKYASALDKAARKSVIHSNRANVKKSEMMKKINALK from the coding sequence ATGCCTAATATAAGATCAGCTTCTAAAAGATTAAGACAGAACGCTACTAGAAATCTTTACAACAGAAAAATTAAAAGCTTTTTAAATACTCAGAAAAAGAAAGTATTAAAATCTATAGATGCTAATGATAAAAATGCTTCTATAGCTGAATATAACAAATATGCTAGTGCTTTAGATAAAGCTGCTAGAAAATCTGTTATTCATAGTAATAGAGCTAATGTTAAAAAGTCAGAGATGATGAAAAAAATTAACGCTTTGAAATAA
- the gpmA gene encoding 2,3-diphosphoglycerate-dependent phosphoglycerate mutase yields MTKVVLIRHGESVWNKENLFTGWADVTLSEKGIEEAKAGGVELKKAGFTFDKAYTSTLTRAIKTLNLVLEEMGLLWIPVEKCWQLNERHYGALQGLNKSQTAEKYGEDQVKIWRRSYDTPPPALEKSDERYPGNDPRYKNLSEKELPLTECLKDTVARVVPFWENVILPDIKAGKKIIIAAHGNSLRALVKYLDNISDEDITELNIPTGMPLVYELDDNFKAVNKQYLGDPEAVKKAMEAVANQGKKK; encoded by the coding sequence ATGACTAAAGTTGTTCTAATAAGACATGGAGAAAGTGTTTGGAATAAAGAAAACCTTTTTACTGGTTGGGCTGATGTTACTTTATCAGAAAAAGGTATTGAAGAAGCTAAAGCTGGCGGAGTAGAACTTAAAAAAGCTGGTTTTACTTTTGACAAAGCTTATACTTCTACACTTACTCGTGCAATCAAAACTTTAAACTTAGTATTAGAAGAAATGGGACTTTTATGGATACCTGTAGAAAAATGTTGGCAACTTAATGAAAGACATTACGGTGCTTTACAGGGATTAAATAAATCTCAAACTGCTGAAAAATATGGTGAGGACCAAGTAAAAATATGGAGAAGAAGCTATGATACTCCGCCTCCTGCTTTAGAAAAATCTGATGAAAGATATCCCGGTAATGACCCTCGCTACAAAAACTTATCTGAAAAAGAACTTCCTTTAACTGAATGTTTAAAAGACACTGTTGCAAGAGTTGTTCCTTTCTGGGAAAATGTTATACTTCCAGATATTAAAGCTGGTAAAAAAATAATAATCGCTGCTCATGGTAACAGTTTAAGAGCATTAGTTAAATATTTAGACAATATTTCTGATGAAGACATTACAGAGCTTAATATACCTACTGGAATGCCTTTAGTTTATGAACTTGATGATAACTTCAAAGCTGTTAATAAACAATATTTAGGCGACCCTGAAGCTGTTAAAAAAGCTATGGAAGCTGTGGCGAATCAAGGCAAGAAAAAGTAA
- a CDS encoding amino acid ABC transporter substrate-binding protein → MKRLITLFFIFIFAIIFTISCSTKTDTQNAAETSASTDNSLQKIKERGKLVLGLDDTFAPMGFRDEEGNIVGFDIDLAKEVANRLGVELVAKPIDWSSVVLSLKKGDVDVVWNGFAISESRKEQVNFSKPYLNNRLMIVKYAGRDDIKTKDDLKGKVLGVQTGSSNYESLEADPISKETKEIRQYDVYANAFLDLEAQRIDAVIVDEIVARYYISKENANFEILEEYPITSKYFGVGVKKENMALLNAIDKTLDEMRADGKASEIATKWFGKDVFIKG, encoded by the coding sequence ATGAAACGTTTAATAACTTTATTCTTTATATTTATTTTTGCAATTATTTTTACTATATCTTGCTCAACAAAAACAGATACACAGAATGCCGCAGAAACTTCAGCATCAACAGATAATTCTCTACAAAAAATAAAAGAGCGCGGAAAACTTGTATTAGGTTTAGACGACACTTTTGCCCCTATGGGTTTTAGAGATGAAGAGGGAAACATAGTTGGTTTTGATATAGACTTAGCTAAGGAGGTAGCTAACCGCCTCGGGGTGGAGTTGGTAGCTAAACCTATAGATTGGTCTAGCGTTGTATTGAGCTTAAAAAAAGGTGATGTTGATGTGGTATGGAATGGGTTTGCTATTAGTGAAAGCAGAAAAGAGCAAGTTAATTTCTCTAAACCATATCTTAATAACAGACTTATGATAGTTAAATATGCAGGAAGAGATGATATTAAAACTAAAGATGATTTAAAAGGAAAAGTATTAGGTGTTCAAACAGGAAGCAGCAATTATGAATCATTAGAAGCTGACCCTATAAGCAAAGAAACTAAAGAGATTAGACAGTATGATGTTTATGCTAATGCTTTTTTAGATTTAGAGGCTCAAAGAATTGATGCTGTAATAGTTGATGAAATAGTAGCTCGTTATTATATATCTAAAGAAAATGCTAATTTTGAGATATTAGAAGAATACCCTATTACATCTAAATATTTCGGAGTGGGAGTAAAAAAAGAAAATATGGCATTATTGAATGCTATTGATAAAACTTTAGATGAGATGAGAGCCGATGGAAAGGCTTCAGAAATAGCTACTAAATGGTTTGGTAAAGATGTATTTATAAAAGGATAA
- the tgt gene encoding tRNA guanosine(34) transglycosylase Tgt: MSFSFEVLKNSSQTHARLGKIEVNGVVIDTPVFMPVGTKATVKALTPAMVEETESKIILANTYHLVLRPGLEVIKKFGGVKKFMNWKGAMLTDSGGFQVFSLAQLRKITDEGVEFRSHIDGTKYFFTPRSVMEAEHIIGADFIMSFDECCKADADYNYAKAAMLRTHKWARECKEYHDSTPNSEYQYLGGIIQGGMFDDLRKESAETLVNMDFPFYSIGGLSVGETPEKMHEVLSKVMLYTNKQKPRYLMGVSEPRDILNAVMEGIDMFDCVMPTRNARNGEAFTMNGVVRIRNSKYRMDDTILEEGCDCYTCKNFSKAYLNHLDKSHEILFSILMTIHNIRFMQRFMKDLRSSIESDNFSEYRNTMMKRFYEN; encoded by the coding sequence ATGTCATTTTCTTTTGAAGTATTAAAAAACTCTAGTCAAACACATGCGAGACTTGGAAAAATAGAGGTTAATGGTGTTGTAATAGATACACCTGTTTTTATGCCTGTAGGAACTAAGGCCACTGTAAAAGCATTAACACCAGCTATGGTAGAGGAAACAGAAAGTAAAATTATACTTGCTAATACTTATCATTTAGTTTTAAGACCGGGTTTGGAGGTTATCAAAAAATTCGGCGGTGTGAAAAAGTTTATGAATTGGAAAGGGGCAATGCTTACAGATTCCGGCGGGTTTCAGGTATTTTCACTTGCTCAGCTAAGAAAAATTACCGATGAAGGAGTTGAGTTTAGGTCGCATATAGACGGCACAAAATATTTCTTTACACCAAGAAGCGTGATGGAGGCAGAGCATATTATAGGTGCTGATTTTATAATGAGTTTTGATGAATGCTGTAAGGCTGATGCTGATTATAATTATGCTAAAGCGGCAATGCTTAGAACTCATAAATGGGCTAGAGAATGTAAAGAATATCATGACAGCACTCCTAACAGTGAATATCAATATTTAGGCGGTATAATACAGGGCGGAATGTTTGATGATTTGAGAAAAGAAAGTGCTGAGACATTAGTTAATATGGATTTTCCTTTTTATTCTATTGGCGGGCTTTCTGTTGGTGAGACACCAGAGAAGATGCATGAGGTGCTTTCTAAAGTTATGCTATATACAAATAAACAAAAACCTCGTTATTTAATGGGGGTTAGTGAGCCTCGTGATATACTTAATGCTGTTATGGAAGGCATTGATATGTTTGATTGCGTGATGCCTACAAGAAATGCTAGAAATGGTGAAGCTTTTACTATGAATGGGGTTGTAAGGATTAGAAACTCAAAATATAGAATGGACGACACCATATTAGAAGAAGGATGCGACTGTTATACTTGCAAAAATTTCTCTAAGGCTTATCTTAATCATCTTGACAAATCGCATGAAATACTATTTTCTATACTTATGACAATACATAATATAAGATTTATGCAGAGATTTATGAAAGATTTAAGGTCTTCAATAGAAAGTGATAATTTTAGCGAATATAGAAACACTATGATGAAAAGATTTTACGAAAATTAA
- a CDS encoding PepSY-like domain-containing protein, protein MKKVLLFFILLYSFLYSQNITEASLPLQAKNFINLNLEGDSVDTVSLYQNGGGYEVNTKLGFNIIFYQSGLWKSIKIDNLENNPNGIPRSCIHRSMVKVIDNEYPFSKITSVTREDKFFTIVLNDNIELQITGYGIIVSRKKLQEQ, encoded by the coding sequence ATGAAGAAAGTTTTATTATTTTTTATACTCTTGTATTCATTTCTATACAGCCAAAACATTACAGAGGCTTCTTTACCGCTTCAGGCTAAAAATTTTATTAATCTTAATTTAGAGGGTGATAGTGTAGATACTGTTAGTCTGTATCAAAATGGCGGTGGGTATGAAGTTAATACTAAATTGGGGTTTAATATTATATTTTATCAAAGCGGACTTTGGAAAAGCATTAAAATAGACAATTTAGAAAATAACCCAAATGGTATACCAAGAAGCTGTATACATAGAAGCATGGTTAAAGTAATAGATAATGAGTATCCTTTTTCAAAAATAACTTCTGTAACTAGAGAAGATAAGTTTTTTACTATTGTGCTTAATGATAACATAGAATTACAAATTACAGGTTATGGCATTATAGTATCTAGAAAAAAATTACAAGAACAGTAA
- the lgt gene encoding prolipoprotein diacylglyceryl transferase, with translation MKYPEFFTPFVFPENIPILGAIRWYGLMYIVGIVVSCLILSHLQKKGWIKFNNSKDGGPYDMVFYAAIGAIVGARVGYFLLYSPSSFLRPWEILGFNLDNGITFLGFAGMSFHGGLIGMIIGGYVFSKKYKYDFLTIADHATLPSSFALFFGRIGNFMNAELYGRVTNSSLGMIFPNYDAVGGYEKWKELIPAIRPYTELRYPSQLYEAFLEGLVLALVSYIILALSQKNKNIRKGTRLFVWIFLYGLFRAIIEQFFRDVTEWTIGPITSGAIYSIIMMIVSLIMLIYIYTKKPNTKTLKQKNK, from the coding sequence ATGAAATACCCTGAATTTTTTACTCCGTTTGTATTTCCAGAGAACATACCAATATTAGGTGCTATTAGATGGTATGGGCTTATGTATATAGTAGGAATTGTAGTTTCTTGTTTGATACTTTCTCATTTACAAAAAAAAGGCTGGATTAAATTTAACAACTCAAAAGACGGCGGACCTTATGATATGGTTTTTTATGCCGCTATTGGTGCTATAGTTGGTGCTAGGGTTGGATACTTTTTACTTTATTCACCTTCATCTTTTTTAAGGCCTTGGGAAATATTAGGGTTTAACCTTGATAATGGAATCACTTTTTTAGGTTTTGCTGGAATGTCTTTTCATGGAGGACTTATAGGAATGATTATTGGAGGATATGTGTTTAGCAAAAAGTATAAATATGACTTTTTAACTATAGCAGACCATGCCACACTTCCTTCTAGTTTCGCCTTATTTTTTGGAAGAATAGGAAACTTTATGAATGCAGAGCTTTATGGAAGAGTTACTAACTCATCTCTTGGAATGATATTTCCAAATTATGATGCTGTTGGAGGATACGAAAAATGGAAGGAATTGATACCTGCAATTAGACCGTATACAGAATTAAGATACCCTTCACAATTATATGAAGCATTTCTTGAAGGTTTAGTACTTGCTTTGGTGTCTTATATAATCTTAGCACTAAGCCAAAAAAATAAGAATATAAGAAAAGGTACAAGGCTATTTGTGTGGATATTTTTATATGGACTTTTTAGAGCTATAATAGAGCAGTTTTTTAGGGATGTTACAGAATGGACTATAGGACCTATTACATCTGGGGCAATATATTCTATAATAATGATGATAGTATCTTTAATAATGCTTATATATATTTACACAAAAAAGCCAAATACAAAAACATTAAAACAAAAAAATAAATAA